Within the Hermetia illucens chromosome 6, iHerIll2.2.curated.20191125, whole genome shotgun sequence genome, the region AGTCGGGCAGCTCGTCATCGATGTAGCCCGCTGCACCGCCAGTTCCTAATTCAATCAGTTTCGCCTTGACGGCACTCTGCAATTGATAATAACAGATCAGTCAATTGTTTGCTGTGTATCTTAAAACCAGGGAGTCACTGGAGAAACTTATTTACGAGGCGAAAAATCAATTGGGAAGTTTTACTTCCTGAAAGCCAAAACTTATAACCTATGGGGGGATGTTTACCAAGAGTAGTTTGACGATACACAGGTGACTTTTGTCCACAGAAACTATCTCTACCTACCCGCATCTTTTGACCGACCTCCGTTCCTAGACTGTCCATCTTTATGGATGTTTTATAAACGTTTAGACGGTCCGAAAATAGGTATATCCCTCTCGACCGATTTCTtcacaattttgacatttgttttctGATAGAAAGTATGACGTCAAACATTCCGATTTTCAACACCGCATGATATTTTGGCGCTAGTGCTCATACAGAAATCCGATTCCTGGCATTGAACGTTTACAGTCAGTAATATCGTAAAATAGTGTACATAAACCTTGGTAATTGAGATTATTTTTACAACATCCAACTTATCAGTCATTATTTAAGATCAAATATAAAAATGCATACATCATATTATCGTCTATGTTTTATTcataatttccattttttgcCCAAAGAAACTAAATGCAACCAACATCACTCAGATCGGACTCCAACTGTCATCAGTTCAAAGTGGATGGAATTCGTTAACTGGAAAATATCTAGAATTTTTAGAGAGAGTTTATGTAGTTCAAATGGCGACAAGATTGCCGATGCGAGTAGACGAATTGCCGCCACTTGAACCAGATTCAGAAGATGAGCTTAAAACTCCAGGAAAGAGGTAATTTCATTCAGGAAATGGTTCCAGCGGCATTTGTGTACATTGTTGTGATGCATCTGTCTCTATTTGTAGGCGAAATGCTGAAGATTTAGACGTTTTTGGGAATTTAAGGATGTATGCTTATTTGTAACATTGAACTttaatttatattaaatttattatgaATTGCAGACCGAAGAAAGTTGCAGAATTGTCGCCTTTGGAATCTGATTCCGATGAGGATACAAAGGAAGATCGGTAAGTTTTGATAGTTTTGTCGCCGGAGGGGAGAAAGAATGTGCGTGGGGGATATATATAAGAGCCGTACTAGGATATAAACGGGGCAAATACCTTTTGATTATTTGTCTATTTAGAATATGTTTACACTAAGCCGGCATTTCTCTCCAGTTGGGTGTTGATGTTCTAATCGACGTCATTTGAATCTGGCGGTAGTTCCTACAGGAATGAAACGACAGATTAGCATTCTTATAATAAGTATTTGTTACCTACGGCCTCATATCTACACAAAGGATGGCGCAAAGGTTCCTAGACGTTTTGTTTTCCATATAAAATTTTGACATAAAAGGAAACTCACTTCTTAAGAATTATATTTGACtttgacggtttcgatcgcagggcagaggtgatctcatcagacgctgcctcatgcCGAATGCGGCAACAGGTGGCATTTAGCtcttttttattgaattcaaaacccGACAAGGTATGAATTATGTCGGCCGAAATCGCCTGATTTGAACCTAAACTGGTTTAAGCTGATGAAATGcaaattttgtttgggaatgagctgtcctgagcccaccatcCATTTAATGGCGGGCTGCACTTGttcgagaagcaacttactccttgtGTACTGAGGCATTATCTAaagagatcgcctctgccctgcaattgaaaccgtcaaagccaaatacagggtgcggcagcataacttccttctttcaaaactcaataaaaactattgtatgtatcggaaaatatttatttattttttataatgtaggtacatgtctaaagtttttatttacattgttttgaagatcaaatctgttaggtgacgtcccccattctccatacattgcgtaagcCGATTTCtaacgtttgtcatgactcttgttagcatagcaggtgttatgttggcaatttcttcttggatgttggtcttcaaatcttgtagggttcttggacggttcacataaacacaggatttcaaaaaaccccatagaaaaaaatcacaaggggacagatcgggagagcgtgccggccattccaaatcgcctctaattgagataaggcgctatggaaagtgttccctcaaaacaaccatcgatgctcttgaagtgtgtgctgttgcaccgtcttattggaaccaagtgtccccaaatccaaattttctagccgtgtgaaaaaaaattctgtagcatgtttacatatcggtccgaattcactgtcactgtaacctcattttcctcaaaaaaccagggaccaataattccagctgaggaaattgcacaccacactgtgactttgggtgaatgcaaaggcttttgatgcaattctcaagggttggtgtcagcccagtagcgtatgttttgtttgttaaccgacccacacaaatgaaaatgggcttcatcgctaaaaaaaaacaatagcaccctcgggaacgacatcaagaagaagctcacacgcgttcatccgagaattgaagtcacgttctgaaagttcctgcactatcaccatcttatagggatgaaaatgaagatcatcacgaagaattcttctcacagaacgatcggatagtccaagggcagatgcgtgtttgcgcgcagaacgccgtggcgatcgcaacattgacgctctcactgcttcaatgttctcaggtgatctaacgggccgagggactccagttcttccttttgtcgcacttgcagtttgtctgaatgtagtgacccatgtaacaattgatttgcggtctgggacgggagccaacggggctaaattaaagcgattccgaaatgcacgctgtgttgcaataaccgaacatccgcttgaacagtaaacctcaacggcaaaggcatactcctcactattccaacgcatgatggcgagtgaaccgtgtcgggacaaaactttacagtatcccctcttgaacgagaccactagcgctccgctatgacatcaactaactgagtggcgcgcattttaaaaaaggaagttatgctgccgcaccctgtataatttttgaaagtacTAGGCGCTCGCCCACGTGCACTTAACAGAAGAAATAAGTTGCTTCTCGAACAAGTGcctgccattaagtggatggtgggctcaggacaGCTTATTCCCAAacgaaattttcatttcatcagCTTAAACCAGTTTAGGTTCAAATCAGGCGATTTCAGtcgatataattcatacccttgtcgGGTTacgatgatgtcatacacgttttagaatgcacgaaattcacacaaaatgtagaagtttcaccttctataactttgttggtgttagttggatttccttccaagttatgccttatgttatcccctatgcaagtgccaaattttgtagttctagcatgaactgtttcggctaaatttctaaaatatggtaatatagtaTTTTAATatgtttaactttatttgtgcccaTTTCGGAaagggatgcattttgaggcctagatttcgtttagatataacacttatttttttcagatttttcggttggataggttctgaaaacgagacatgttacattttttgatggtcatattttgagctttcactcccctacatttcacccgatatcaaatatgagaccagtttcgaaaagtaccagaaccctttcatttgataccctacatggccacattctgtggaaaaaattgtGCAAACAACACCAAACGGCGCCACttcctatatgtaaagggaacacgcTCTCTCccaatttggtgacaatcggaTTTTGGTTTTGGGTAGCTTCCGAAAATTGCAGTAAAATAGACTTTAAAAGGAATAATATTATCGTCAAGCTATGTCAcattgcgtcctaaaagaactattgtcccATTCACTGGTTGTCATCATCAAcaatggtgcaacaaccggtattccgtTGTTACAATGGGAGTccagcgttgcatcaccttggcaccaagaCTGTCAATCAACCAAATTCCATCAACAAGTTTGCCAGTTATGAACatcgactgcgcgagataatatatagAACTCGACGGCACGTACTGGAGCTAGCGATTCGACGAGATTTGGTCGGGGTTTTTGGTTCTCACATATTACCTCCCTGTCAGAACACAGATTTAATCACGTGCCTTGGCTCAGGATTAAACAaaacccacccggggtaaactactctaacaGAGACGTGAAGACTCGGGGCAGAGTGATACCACCGAGGACTTCAATCCGAAAGGAGCTAAACTGGCCTGCTAAGGGAGAGGACTAACACGATTACaactattgacacgaaatggtTCAGTACCTTACCTAGTGTTAGTTTTGGCATTAGTTGATAGGGAGGCTTGTGGGGAAGTTGAATGTTCCAAACAAGCACCCTTAAATCGACGACCTATTATCAgcaacaaccgaaaaatcagtaAAAAAAACTAGTTATATCCCTGTACGacgtctaggcctcaaaatactccccatcccgcttctgtgcaaacaaagtgaataatagtattgtatattattacattttgtaaatttactagAAGATAAATGATTGCCACAAACCCTTATCTGGGGCATAGCGCTGTAATGACTCGAAAGTAGAGCGATGGCCAAAAACTAGTAGGTCGCAGTCGAAGAACCACACGAACAGTGGAAAGTAACACTGATAAAGAGAAAAACAGAGCTAGAGAAAAACAGAGCCAACAGAAACCTGGCTAGCGTAACAAGAAAGAATGGTCTAAGAAACTCTGCTCAGTGGTGGAAGTAAACTCGTAGGGAACCTTTATTGAACTGTGCTGGGACGACTCTTGCTCTATAATTTCTTGATGAAAATTATTATATCGCATATGTCTGAGGGGATACATCTCGCATTAcgaaagcggcagaagctgttACTGCCGACTAAAATAGGTAAATCCCCAGGCGAACTAtcttcctatagacccatatgtcttctaggcgCTATGAAGACAATGTTGGAGCTGATAATCTACAATAAATTGCTCCAATTTGTTGAGAGAAAAGAGGCCTTTTTATTTCGCAGAAAATTTGTTAGTGGCGTGAACGATAAGGCAATTTATCTAAATGGCAGTAATAACAAATTAAGCTTGGTGGTGGCCCTAGACGTGAGAATTCATTtaattcggtcaattggaattGAATATGAAAATTCCTGGtgacgattagtacttttagcTATCTTGCTAGTATTGCTGGTTACTctcacgttttgatcacatccgaaatgaggatatccgcgatcgttatggggttgcaccgatcgtggaaaagttgcgagagaggcatcttcgatagtatggttacgcaattcgtgctaacaagaattcacttgccaagattggtctgaacatcgaagtcgatggtaaacgaccaagaggcaggcctaaacaaaggtggcttgatacgctggatggggatttaaaagcctcgagattgcacccagaccaggcattcgatagagccaaatggcgcaaccgatcacgacgaaccgaccccgcttgtgaacgggacaaaggctgaagaaaaagaagaagaaagaaagaagaagtgtAGTCTCCGTGAACATGAATACACCTGTTCCAAtgagattccaatttatgaattccatccctgaagtgaGAATCTGGAAGGGCTGAAAAATACGCTTGCGCAGCTGTTATAacctcatcatttgatgaaaaacgttTTCCACGCATCAATTTTTTAGGACTGGAAACAGATGGAAGTCGCTAGaggtgaatacggtggatgctctAACAATACGATtttgaattcatggattttagccattgtcaaaatgttCTTATGGCTCGGTGCATTGTCTCGATGAAAAAGAACCTTTTTCTTCTGTAAACCTGGCcttttttcacgaatttttttCCGTCAGCTGGTCTAAAAGACTacaataatattcagaatttgttttttttaacagaTTGCAAGGAATCCACAAGCAAAATTCCTCTAGCATCGCAAAAACATGATGCTAACACCTCCCTGGCCAATTTCTGGACACAAACTCGTTTCGGAGCCTAAGAACCAGGTTTACTCCACTCTTTGTatcttgttttgattcaggatcatggtgATAGATCCCAGTCTCATCCATAGCGATGAATTGACTCACAAAATCCACTATATCCCTTGGAAAACGCTCTAAATGTTGCTGAGGAAGTCGCATTCGAATGTGGTTTTGTTCCATTGCTAGTGAATGCGGTACCCATTGTGCACACAGCTTTCTGAAACGcaatacttcagtcaaaatattgtttacactgcccaatgagatgcctagggtttctactaaatttatttgagtTACTCGACGATTTTTCAATAGGATATCCTgcattttttctacgatttctggtgttgttgctgttttcagACGTCCTTGACGTGAATCGTCTTCAACGCTTGTACGACCCCGTCTAAATTCAGCAACCATCTTTATACTGTACTAATTGAAGGTAaagtccttatacactttcaacatttgttcataaatttcctttgcttttaaaggttccaaaaataaaaattcaatcactgcacgatacttgattttttccaatgTAAAAACTACTATGACATGTCGATTCTTAATGGCTCGTAAACAAAcaatgaattgacagattgaaatgaaacttcacatacGTTCATATAAAGAGTGTAGCAAcataacaaaacaagtcggaataccgggtataaaggttttgtgttcatcttatgtaagaaacatcaacgcacatttttctatccctatatagctaaaaatcaaACATAATCCctaatattatcctcaccctaaacaaacaaactgcctgtttccaaatactgtacatattatatatatgcacgtatataaattgatcgtacccatattttcgattcgatttattaaataccgctggtttaatgtacaaatatatctatcttaaTTATCCACtactcgcaaacttcattaggatGCATATACTATAATTCTACATACCCACACGtccgtttggagtaattgatattcatatacaaatgactaaaaaactaaaacaaaatagctctttgcgaccccattcatatgaactcccTTGGgtttggtattgacgaattgagctgtgatgatgacgtcatgcacgttttagaatgcacgaaattcacgaaaaatggcaaagttataggggggtgaacctataactttgttaataatagttggatttcccttACCCCCATACCGAATTTTGTACCTCTGTGattaacataaggggggttgccgggtaaatttctaaaatgtggaaacatgctattattaagtttagttgtgcagatattggaaccgaatgtattttgaggcctagatttcgtagagatgcactactgtgatttttttcagttggataggttctgagaacgagacctgttacactttttgggggtaatATTTTGATATACATAATGAATATTGAGTTTAACCGTTTTTTaccatttatttactttttttcataaaatatatttcTCAATGACACCATCTTACATGAATTCTGACACTTTTAATTTTAGCCTCAACAACGCCATCCTCAATGATTCCTTCATTCTTAGCCCCTCGAAGAGCATCGAGGGTGAAACGCCAGTAGGAAAAGGTAGGAAATCTGAATCAAATAAAGATGCTGGTACCAAAGATATCTGTAACATGGAAGATGATTCATTTGCCAAGCGATTCCAACGATTGAACTTGgctgaaaaggaaaataatcGTGTTTCAGCGAGAACGTCGACAGAACCTAAAAGTCGTCATGCACTATTTCCTTGCACAACACCTTCAATTATGAATAGAAACTACCCAGAGCAAAGTTTATTATTGTTAAGTCATACCAAACGCACCCAAGCTCAACATACAACAGATATTCAACATGAAAGTGATGGCATTAAAAAATTATCTCCTTGCTTGGAAGAAGCAATGGAGCCTTCAGTGTTGCCTTCAGATGCGCGCGAGAGAACTCCGCCATTAGTAAATAAACCCGTCACTGGAAACGTTTTGATGCAATCGAATAAACAAATTGCAAAAACGACAATTGCAGAACCACAAGAAGTTCCCGTTGCTTCGAAAGACATCATAACTCCATTCAAATCGATGGAACAAAATTTCGTTACGCCACAAGTGAAATGCCAAGCGGGTATCGCACGCCGTCcgaatttttcaacaaatataacaCAAAAGTCTCGAACTTCCCTCGAGAATGAATTTCGTTCACAGAAAATATTATTTCGTACTCCAATAGCTATGTCTCGGCCCCCATCTCTAATTAACAATAGCATTAATTTGTCACTCGATGATACGGTGAAAGAAAAAGATGCTTTGCACAAAGAACAAAAACTTTCCCCTGTAAAAGAAGTAACGGTcaagaaatcaaatgaaaatttactaaaaagCGAGAAGAATATACCTGCGAAAAAAGGAGGCGAAGGGAAAGTCACGGTGATCAACGGAAATGAATATGTTATCCTGAAAAAGTTGGGATCAGGTGGATCGAGTTCGGTGTTCCTTGCAAAACGGGTGAAAGATCAAAAACAGTGCGCTTTGAAGGTATTAATTCTCTTGATACTTTAGCTTTTGATccctaaaataattttttcttaaaatggAAATTCCATACATTCATTAGGTTGTCGATTTACGTGGCGACCAAGCTGTCGTTGAAGGTTACTTAAATGAAACGAGGCTGCTGGCAAAACTGCAAGGCAATGTGAATGTAGTTTCACTCTACGAATAGTAAgtaatcagagtgaaattatgcggtgtttccaacgattaattaatagaagtaatgaaaacttgttgtttcgtttccgttggtgtaggtattttattcttgcaaataccggtatttcggaaaccacttgttcccttcatcagtgcaaacaagtttctaACGgctaaacttgtttgcactgatgaagggaacaagtggtttccgaaatatcggtatttgcaagaataaaatacctacaccaacggaaatgaaacaacaagttttcattacttctatTTAGTAAGTAATACTTTTCAGGTAGACAAAACTATTGAAacttaaatatttcatttcctAGTCAACATCTGCCAACCGAATGTATACTCTACATGGTCATGGAGAAGGGTGATTCGGACTTGAATAAAATTCTACAAGCATACAAGACTGATTTGCCGCTCCATCTACTTACAAGTTTTTGGTACCAAATGTTACAAGCTGTAAACTACATTCATGAGAATGGTACGAATCGGGAACTTTACTCGTCGATCTTCTAAACAATTCCCTTTTTACAGGCGTCATACATTCCG harbors:
- the LOC119659541 gene encoding dual specificity protein kinase Ttk isoform X1; protein product: MATRLPMRVDELPPLEPDSEDELKTPGKRRNAEDLDVFGNLRIPKKVAELSPLESDSDEDTKEDRLNNAILNDSFILSPSKSIEGETPVGKGRKSESNKDAGTKDICNMEDDSFAKRFQRLNLAEKENNRVSARTSTEPKSRHALFPCTTPSIMNRNYPEQSLLLLSHTKRTQAQHTTDIQHESDGIKKLSPCLEEAMEPSVLPSDARERTPPLVNKPVTGNVLMQSNKQIAKTTIAEPQEVPVASKDIITPFKSMEQNFVTPQVKCQAGIARRPNFSTNITQKSRTSLENEFRSQKILFRTPIAMSRPPSLINNSINLSLDDTVKEKDALHKEQKLSPVKEVTVKKSNENLLKSEKNIPAKKGGEGKVTVINGNEYVILKKLGSGGSSSVFLAKRVKDQKQCALKVVDLRGDQAVVEGYLNETRLLAKLQGNVNVVSLYEYQHLPTECILYMVMEKGDSDLNKILQAYKTDLPLHLLTSFWYQMLQAVNYIHENGVIHSDLKPANFLMVGGRLKLIDFGIASNIAIDSTSIIKFSQAGTFNYISPEALIDTSTGNSPAGRNRPKIKISTKSDVWSLGCILYLLLYKKTPFGHIKNIYAKVNAISNPATIIEYPKLAPYYPPILIEMAMKCLLHDPKKRSSVSELLKYPFDMLIPLPSVS
- the LOC119659541 gene encoding dual specificity protein kinase Ttk isoform X2; the protein is MATRLPMRVDELPPLEPDSEDELKTPGKRPKKVAELSPLESDSDEDTKEDRLNNAILNDSFILSPSKSIEGETPVGKGRKSESNKDAGTKDICNMEDDSFAKRFQRLNLAEKENNRVSARTSTEPKSRHALFPCTTPSIMNRNYPEQSLLLLSHTKRTQAQHTTDIQHESDGIKKLSPCLEEAMEPSVLPSDARERTPPLVNKPVTGNVLMQSNKQIAKTTIAEPQEVPVASKDIITPFKSMEQNFVTPQVKCQAGIARRPNFSTNITQKSRTSLENEFRSQKILFRTPIAMSRPPSLINNSINLSLDDTVKEKDALHKEQKLSPVKEVTVKKSNENLLKSEKNIPAKKGGEGKVTVINGNEYVILKKLGSGGSSSVFLAKRVKDQKQCALKVVDLRGDQAVVEGYLNETRLLAKLQGNVNVVSLYEYQHLPTECILYMVMEKGDSDLNKILQAYKTDLPLHLLTSFWYQMLQAVNYIHENGVIHSDLKPANFLMVGGRLKLIDFGIASNIAIDSTSIIKFSQAGTFNYISPEALIDTSTGNSPAGRNRPKIKISTKSDVWSLGCILYLLLYKKTPFGHIKNIYAKVNAISNPATIIEYPKLAPYYPPILIEMAMKCLLHDPKKRSSVSELLKYPFDMLIPLPSVS